Proteins encoded together in one Hevea brasiliensis isolate MT/VB/25A 57/8 chromosome 16, ASM3005281v1, whole genome shotgun sequence window:
- the LOC110665394 gene encoding uncharacterized protein LOC110665394: protein MELELGLKITHNKDDITSVTELRIAKDHTGPLFLSRETETKFILIAHLKGFRRENIDIKINEDGNRIAVSGKRAVQEMVLSGWIMHKKDVELRAFNKVFRIPDGIVLDRIKAKFNDEESSLTIIMPKLEKGMRGLNIEEVKEEKFDKPPEGEKKESKIEQKEEIEHVVQKEIERTKLEMPQVLADEVPTEEKDKEEPKSEREEGDQVVDKGQIEATKEVAQVFSERDSTGGMLQEKSEEPKIENKQEVERVVEEKFVEDEFRETQDLAEPAVPERSVNMKLQEKPEAQRESKEASPEMAKPPAAIATHPDTPTVEPEEAEQEKKEPTAATETQREEQQQEIPEAEIVEEEKVNGKESAELTEAVMDKATQQAEEQNLSTQSKQEQATEAVGDEMPKEPEKKEPDTKVQEPYQPVPSQEMKQPETMQPANLPKKNENQGQEESPGIGSEIEEEASDQIKQPEGKEVEEKELSEVEKKKDLSEGATKTEKAVSKGSKLCPPLVVAGSAILVSIIVFVINYIRSKRR from the exons ATGGAGCTGGAATTGGGACTCAAGATCACCCACAACAAGGATGATATCACTTCTGTTACCGAGCTGCGGATTGCTAAAGATCACACTGGTCCTCTCTTCTTGTCTAGAGAAACTGAGACAAAGTTCATTCTTATTGCACATCTCAAAG GTTTTAGAAGAGAGAATATTGACATCAAGATCAATGAAGATGGGAATCGGATTGCGGTCAGTGGGAAGAGGGCAGTCCAGGAGATGGTGTTATCTGGGTGGATTATGCACAAGAAAGATGTGGAGTTAAGGGCATTTAACAAGGTTTTTCGAATTCCTGATGGGATTGTTTTAGATCGAATCAAGGCCAAGTTCAATGATGAAGAGTCAAGCTTGACGATTATTATGCCCAAATTGGAGAAAGGAATGCGCGGGCTGAATATTGAAGAAGTGAAGGAAGAGAAGTTTGATAAGCCTCCTGAAGGAGAAAAGAAAGAGTCCAAGATTGagcaaaaggaagaaattgagcATGTTGTGCAGAAAGAGATTGAAAGAACGAAACTTGAAATGCCACAAGTTTTAGCTGATGAAGTTCCTACTGAAGAAAAAGATAAAGAGGAACCAAAATCAGAAAGAGAAGAAGGTGATCAGGTTGTTGATAAAGGACAGATTGAGGCAACAAAAGAGGTAGCTCAAGTGTTTTCTGAAAGAGACAGTACTGGAGGGATGCTACAGGAAAAATCTGAAGAGCCAAAAATTGAAAACAAGCAAGAGGTTGAAAGGGTTGTGGAAGAAAAGTTTGTTGAAGACGAATTCAGGGAAACGCAAGATTTGGCTGAACCAGCAGTGCCTGAAAGATCTGTTAACATGAAATTACAAGAGAAACCAGAGGCTCAAAGAGAATCAAAAGAAGCCTCTCCTGAAATGGCAAAACCTCCTGCTGCAATAGCTACTCATCCAGATACTCCAACAGTGGAACCTGAAGAAGCTGAACAGGAGAAAAAGGAACCAACTGCAGCCACGGAAACTCAGAGAGAAGAGCAGCAACAGGAAATTCCAGAGGCAGAGattgtagaagaagaaaaagttaaTGGAAAAGAAAGCGCAGAATTGACAGAAGCTGTCATGGATAAAGCAACTCAACAAGCAGAAGAGCAAAATCTGTCAACTCAATCTAAACAAGAGCAGGCAACAGAAGCAGTGGGAGATGAAATGCCAAAAGAACCAGAAAAGAAGGAACCCGATACAAAGGTTCAAGAACCATACCAACCTGTGCCTAGTCAAGAAATGAAACAACCTGAAACAATGCAGCCTGCAAACCtaccaaagaaaaatgaaaaccaAGGACAAGAAGAAAGTCCTGGAATAGGAAGTGAAATCGAAGAAGAAGCAAGTGATCAAATAAAACAACCAGAAGGAAAAGAAGTGGAGGAGAAAGAATTGTCAGAAGTAGAGAAAAAGAAAGATCTCAGCGAAGGAGCAACTAAAACTGAGAAAGCTGTTTCAAAAGGATCTAAGCTATGTCCACCTCTTGTAGTGGCAGGGTCAGCTATCCTCGTCTCCATTATAGTGtttgtaattaattatattagaTCTAAAAGAAGATGA
- the LOC110665377 gene encoding protein ROH1: protein MPATDYQGSSASFGRSILSFRRDQVHSMEATHEASSHELELEAFQRKVADRFLDLSSAGPDDLLSLSWIRKLLDSFISCQEEFRVILFNNRSHVYKAPLDRWIHEFFERSVKALDLCNAIRDGIEQIREWKKLIEIVLCALDNQRMLGEGQFRRAKKALVDLAISMLDERDSTAALAHRNRSFGRQNAASSRDQHHRNFGHFRSLSWSVSRSWSAARQLQAIGNNLAAPKASEIVATNGIAVAVYTMNTILLFVMWALVAAIPCQDRGLQVHFSIPRQFPWAAAVLSLHDRVLEESRRRDRRNASGLLREIYQMDKCTKALAELADSVQFPLTEEKEAEVRLRVQELGKVCEVMKEGLDPLERQVRDVFHRIVHSRTEGLDSLGRVNHND, encoded by the coding sequence ATGCCCGCCACTGATTATCAGGGATCATCAGCGTCTTTTGGCCGTTCGATTTTAAGCTTCCGCCGTGATCAGGTTCATTCCATGGAAGCCACGCATGAGGCCTCCAGTCACGAGCTGGAGCTCGAAGCTTTTCAAAGGAAGGTCGCTGACCGGTTCCTGGATCTGTCTTCGGCCGGGCCGGATGATTTGCTTTCGCTATCGTGGATCCGGAAGCTGCTCGACTCCTTCATTTCTTGTCAGGAGGAGTTTAGAGTTATTCTGTTTAATAACAGATCGCATGTTTATAAGGCGCCTTTGGATCGGTGGATCCACGAGTTTTTTGAGCGGAGTGTGAAGGCTTTGGATCTTTGTAATGCGATTCGAGATGGGATTGAACAGATCAGAGAGTGGAAGAAGCTAATTGAGATTGTTCTCTGCGCTTTGGACAATCAGAGAATGCTTGGGGAAGGACAGTTCCGTCGTGCCAAAAAGGCTTTGGTTGATTTGGCCATTTCAATGCTCGACGAGAGGGATTCTACTGCAGCTCTGGCTCACCGGAACCGCTCCTTTGGCCGCCAAAATGCTGCTTCGTCTAGAGACCAGCATCATCGGAATTTTGGCCATTTTAGATCGTTGTCGTGGAGCGTGTCGCGGTCGTGGTCCGCCGCCAGGCAGCTCCAGGCCATTGGGAATAATTTAGCGGCGCCCAAAGCCAGTGAAATTGTCGCTACTAATGGAATTGCGGTGGCTGTTTATACCATGAACACAATTTTGCTGTTTGTAATGTGGGCTCTGGTGGCAGCGATACCTTGTCAAGACAGGGGGTTGCAAGTGCATTTCTCGATTCCTAGACAATTTCCCTGGGCTGCGGCGGTACTTTCGTTGCACGACAGGGTTCTCGAGGAGTCAAGAAGGCGGGATAGGAGGAATGCTTCCGGGTTGTTAAGAGAGATTTATCAGATGGACAAGTGTACTAAAGCGTTGGCTGAATTGGCTGATTCTGTTCAGTTCCCTTTGACAGAGGAAAAAGAGGCAGAGGTGAGGCTAAGAGTGCAAGAGTTGGGAAAGGTCTGTGAGGTGATGAAGGAGGGGTTGGACCCATTGGAGAGACAAGTTAGAGATGTGTTTCACAGGATTGTTCATAGCCGGACTGAAGGGCTCGACTCTCTGGGTAGAGTGAACCACAACGATTGA
- the LOC110651585 gene encoding tubby-like F-box protein 8 gives MSFRSIVRDVRDGFGSLSRRSFDLRLSGHHRGKSHSSMSELHDQPVVIQNSCWASLPPELLRDVIKRLEASESTWPARKHVVACAAVCRSWREMCKEIVTSPEFSGKITFPVSLKQPGPRDGTIQCFIKRDKSNLTYHLFLCLSPALLVENGKFLLSAKRTRRTTCTEYVISMDADNISRSSSTYIGKLRSNFLGTKFIIYDTQPPYNNAQLSPPGRSRRFYSKKVSPKVPTGSYNIAQVTYELNVLGTRGPRRMHCTMHSIPASSLEPGGFVPGQPELLPRSLEDSFRSISFSKSIDNSTEFSSARFSDIVGPRDEDDEGKERPLVLRNKPPRWHEQLQCWCLNFRGRVTVASVKNFQLIAATQPAAGAPTPSQPAPSDHDKIILQFGKVGKDMFTMDYRYPLSAFQAFAICLSSFDTKLACE, from the exons ATGTCATTCCGTAGTATAGTTCGTGACGTGAGAGATGGGTTTGGGAGTTTATCAAGGCGGAGTTTTGATCTGAGGCTGTCAGGTCATCATAGAGGGAAATCTCATAGTTCAATGAGTGAGTTGCATGACCAGCCTGTGGTCATCCAGAACAGTTGTTGGGCTAGCCTCCCGCCTGAGTTACTGCGCGATGTGATTAAGAGATTGGAGGCGAGTGAGAGTACTTGGCCTGCTCGGAAGCATGTTGTTGCCTGTGCTGCTGTGTGCAGGTCATGGAGGGAAATGTGCAAGGAAATAGTTACAAGTCCTGAGTTCTCTGGGAAAATTACCTTTCCAGTTTCCCTTAAGCAG CCAGGGCCCAGGGATGGAACCATTCAGTGCTTTATTAAGCGGGACAAGTCAAACTTAACTTACCATCTTTTCCTATGCCTTAGCCCTG CTTTGCTTGTTGAAAATGGGAAGTTTCTGCTGTCTGCAAAAAGGACCCGTAGAACTACTTGCACCGAGTATGTAATCTCAATGGATGCAGATAACATATCAAGGTCAAGCAGCACTTATATTGGAAAACTGAG GTCAAATTTTCTAGGcaccaaattcataatttatgacACGCAGCCCCCTTACAACAACGCTCAACTTTCCCCACCTGGCCGGAGTCGAAGGTTCTATTCAAAAAAAGTATCTCCTAAGGTCCCCACAGGAAGCTACAACATTGCTCAGGTTACATATGAGCTGAATGTGCTGGGCACAAGGGGTCCACGTAGGATGCACTGTACAATGCATTCAATCCCTGCCTCATCGCTTGAGCCAGGTGGTTTTGTCCCAGGCCAACCTGAGCTCCTACCACGTTCCCTTGAAGACTCATTTAGGAGCATTTCCTTCTCAAAATCAATTGATAATTCAACTGAATTTAGCAGTGCCAGGTTCTCAGACATTGTTGGACCTCGAGATGAGGATGATGAGGGCAAGGAGAGACCACTGGTTCTCCGGAACAAGCCACCAAGATGGCACGAGCAGTTGCAATGTTGGTGCCTAAATTTTCGTGGAAGAGTGACTGTTGCCTCTGTCAAAAATTTTCAACTGATTGCTGCAACGCAACCTGCTGCTGGTGCACCAACACCATCGCAGCCAGCTCCATCTGACCATGACAAGATAATTCTGCAGTTTGGTAAGGTTGGCAAGGATATGTTTACCATGGATTATCGGTATCCTTTGTCTGCATTTCAGGCTTTTGCTATCTGCTTGAGCAGCTTTGACACGAAATTGGCAtgtgaatag